One window from the genome of Streptomyces sp. WZ-12 encodes:
- a CDS encoding lipid-transfer protein — protein sequence MSRHRPDALGGRAAVVGIGATEFSKDSGRSELTLAVEAVQAALADAGLTPADVDGLVTFTMDTNPEVTVAQAAGIGELTFFSRVHYGGGAACATVQQAALAVATGLADVVVCYRAFNERSGRRFGAGVQRREPSAEGAALGWNLPFGLLTPASWVAMAAQRYLHAHGLTPDAFGHVAVTDRRHAARNPAAYFHGKPITLADHAASRWIVEPLRLLDCCQETDGAQALVVTSVERARELPHPPAVITAAAQGAGRAQEQMTSFYRDDLTGLPEMTVVADQLWRTSGLTPADIDVAVLYDHFTPFVLMQLEEFGFCGRGEAADFVAADALPLNTHGGQLGEAYLHGMNGIAEAVRQLRGTSPNQAPDAAHVLVTAGTGVPTSGLVLGRAG from the coding sequence ATGAGCCGCCACCGCCCCGACGCCCTCGGCGGCCGGGCCGCCGTCGTCGGCATCGGCGCCACCGAGTTCTCCAAGGACTCCGGGCGCAGCGAACTCACCCTCGCCGTCGAGGCCGTGCAGGCCGCGCTGGCCGACGCCGGGCTGACCCCGGCCGACGTCGACGGGCTGGTCACCTTCACCATGGACACCAACCCCGAGGTCACCGTCGCCCAGGCGGCCGGCATCGGCGAGCTGACCTTCTTCTCCCGGGTCCACTACGGGGGCGGCGCGGCCTGCGCCACCGTCCAACAGGCGGCCCTCGCGGTCGCCACCGGCCTGGCGGACGTGGTGGTCTGCTACCGCGCCTTCAACGAGCGCTCCGGCCGCCGCTTCGGCGCCGGCGTCCAGCGGCGCGAACCGTCCGCCGAGGGCGCCGCGCTGGGCTGGAACCTCCCCTTCGGTCTGCTCACCCCCGCGTCCTGGGTCGCCATGGCCGCCCAGCGCTATCTGCACGCCCACGGCCTGACCCCGGACGCCTTCGGCCATGTCGCGGTCACCGATCGCCGGCACGCCGCCCGCAACCCGGCCGCGTACTTCCACGGCAAGCCGATCACCCTCGCCGACCACGCCGCCTCCCGTTGGATCGTCGAGCCGCTGCGGCTGTTGGACTGCTGCCAGGAGACCGACGGCGCCCAGGCGTTGGTGGTGACCTCCGTCGAGCGCGCCCGCGAGCTGCCGCACCCGCCCGCGGTGATCACCGCCGCGGCCCAGGGCGCCGGCCGCGCCCAGGAGCAGATGACCAGCTTCTACCGCGACGACCTCACCGGCCTGCCGGAGATGACCGTCGTCGCCGACCAGCTCTGGCGCACCTCCGGCCTGACCCCCGCCGACATCGACGTCGCCGTCCTCTACGACCACTTCACCCCCTTCGTCCTCATGCAGTTGGAGGAGTTCGGCTTCTGCGGGCGGGGCGAGGCCGCGGACTTCGTGGCCGCCGACGCCCTTCCCCTGAACACCCACGGCGGCCAGCTCGGCGAGGCGTATCTGCACGGCATGAACGGGATCGCCGAGGCGGTCCGCCAACTCCGGGGCACCAGCCCGAATCAGGCCCCCGACGCGGCCCACGTCCTGGTCACGGCCGGCACCGGAGTGCCCACGTCGGGGCTGGTGTTGGGGCGGGCGGGGTAG
- a CDS encoding MaoC/PaaZ C-terminal domain-containing protein has product MTPDAARDAGPTPAPHVGLELPPLTLPLTRTLIVAGAIASRDYQDVHHDAEAAREKGSPDIFMNILTTNGLVGRYVTDHFGPRSVLRKVAIRLGAPNHPGDTMVLRGTVTAVDGDTSEVRIVGTNGLGHHVTGTVTVSVPGEGR; this is encoded by the coding sequence ATGACCCCCGACGCCGCCCGGGACGCCGGCCCGACGCCCGCGCCCCACGTGGGCCTGGAGCTCCCGCCGCTCACCCTGCCCCTGACCCGCACCCTGATCGTCGCCGGGGCGATCGCCTCCCGCGACTACCAGGACGTGCACCACGACGCCGAGGCCGCCAGGGAGAAGGGCTCCCCGGACATCTTCATGAACATCCTGACCACCAACGGCCTCGTCGGCCGCTACGTCACCGACCACTTCGGCCCCCGGTCCGTGTTGCGGAAGGTCGCCATCCGGCTCGGCGCCCCCAACCACCCCGGGGACACCATGGTGTTGCGCGGTACCGTCACCGCCGTCGACGGCGACACCAGCGAGGTGCGGATCGTCGGGACCAACGGCCTGGGCCACCACGTCACCGGCACGGTCACCGTCAGCGTCCCGGGGGAGGGCCGATGA
- a CDS encoding acyl-CoA dehydrogenase family protein, protein MDFTPTQGQRAAAALAAEIFGDRSTPQRLAGLGGAVDAELWKTLCAAGLPGAVAETGLLGLVLMLEEQGRTTAQVPFAASCAYGLLAVEAHGNAEQRARLLPGLEDGTEVATGALAGVSGRPRVVAAGPPDAARLTGTVPVVPWLCGATLLLVPDAGRRLWLVRADAPGVGVEPVATTAPWSAGRLTLRDAPAEPLGGAADAPPPAAHDEVLGTARTAFAGLQAGVCAGALARTVAHTTTREQFGRPLAANQGVQLRAAEAYMDTEAIRVTAYEAAWRRDAGLDAAAHALTAAWWASEAGKRVVHTGQHLHGGLGADLDHPVHRHFLWGRQLDAYLGAGAELLEELGALLTKEPQG, encoded by the coding sequence ATGGACTTCACGCCAACCCAGGGGCAGCGGGCGGCGGCCGCCCTGGCGGCGGAGATCTTCGGCGACCGGTCCACGCCCCAGCGCCTGGCCGGCCTGGGCGGCGCCGTCGACGCGGAGCTGTGGAAGACGCTGTGCGCCGCCGGGCTCCCGGGTGCGGTGGCGGAGACCGGGCTGCTGGGCCTGGTGCTGATGCTGGAGGAACAGGGCCGGACCACAGCCCAGGTGCCGTTCGCGGCGAGCTGCGCGTACGGCTTGCTGGCCGTCGAGGCGCACGGCAACGCGGAGCAACGGGCCCGGCTGCTCCCGGGGTTGGAAGACGGGACGGAGGTGGCGACCGGCGCCCTCGCGGGGGTGTCGGGCCGGCCGCGGGTGGTCGCCGCGGGACCGCCCGACGCCGCCCGGCTGACCGGCACCGTGCCCGTGGTCCCCTGGCTGTGCGGGGCCACCCTGCTACTCGTCCCGGACGCCGGGCGCCGGCTGTGGCTGGTCCGCGCCGACGCCCCGGGCGTCGGCGTCGAGCCGGTGGCGACGACCGCGCCCTGGTCCGCGGGGCGGCTGACCCTACGGGACGCCCCGGCCGAGCCGTTGGGCGGCGCCGCGGACGCCCCGCCGCCCGCCGCCCACGACGAGGTGCTCGGCACCGCCCGCACCGCCTTCGCCGGCCTCCAGGCGGGCGTCTGCGCGGGCGCGCTGGCCCGTACGGTGGCGCACACCACCACCCGCGAGCAGTTCGGCCGCCCGCTCGCGGCCAACCAGGGGGTCCAACTGCGGGCCGCCGAGGCGTACATGGACACCGAGGCGATCCGGGTCACCGCCTACGAGGCGGCCTGGCGCCGGGACGCGGGCCTGGACGCCGCCGCGCACGCGCTGACCGCCGCCTGGTGGGCCTCGGAGGCCGGCAAGCGGGTGGTGCACACCGGCCAGCACCTGCACGGCGGCCTCGGCGCCGACCTCGACCACCCCGTGCACCGGCACTTCCTCTGGGGCCGGCAGCTCGACGCGTACCTGGGCGCGGGCGCCGAACTCCTGGAAGAACTGGGCGCGTTGCTGACGAAGGAGCCGCAAGGATGA
- a CDS encoding bifunctional MaoC family dehydratase N-terminal/OB-fold nucleic acid binding domain-containing protein, which produces MSGDGNEGVREGADGYEEALGAFEGRRASAGGVAKDPVNEAMIRHWCEAMGDAHPAYRGPDGVAPPTMLQAWTMGGLSGHRGRSGAYEELSALLDGAGYTAIVATDCEQEYLRPLRPGDVLTFDSVIESVSRRKTTKLGAGHFITTRMDVRANGEPAGTHRFRVLKYAPAGRRSPNGASDEGTSRGKRPRPVVNRDNAGFWAGVAAHRLLIQRCGGCGTLRFPWLPGCNRCGATRWDTVEAGGAGTVYSYVVMHHPPFPAFAAPDGDGAAGPYAVGLIELAEGVRMVSNVIGVEPDRVRIGMPVRLEFRRVDEELVLPLFRAEAPGGSTGAEGGEG; this is translated from the coding sequence GTGAGCGGGGACGGAAACGAAGGGGTGCGGGAGGGCGCGGACGGGTACGAGGAGGCGCTCGGGGCGTTCGAGGGGCGCCGGGCGTCGGCCGGGGGCGTGGCGAAGGACCCGGTCAACGAGGCGATGATCCGGCACTGGTGCGAGGCGATGGGCGACGCACACCCCGCCTACCGGGGGCCGGACGGCGTCGCCCCGCCGACCATGCTCCAGGCGTGGACGATGGGCGGACTCTCCGGTCACCGCGGTCGGAGCGGCGCCTACGAGGAGCTCTCGGCGCTGCTCGACGGCGCGGGCTACACCGCGATCGTCGCCACCGACTGCGAGCAGGAGTACCTGCGGCCGTTGCGCCCCGGCGACGTGCTCACCTTCGACTCGGTGATCGAGTCGGTGTCGCGGCGCAAGACCACCAAGCTGGGCGCCGGCCACTTCATCACGACCCGGATGGACGTCCGGGCGAACGGGGAGCCGGCCGGAACGCACCGCTTCCGGGTGCTCAAGTACGCGCCGGCGGGCCGGCGTTCCCCCAACGGGGCGTCTGATGAGGGGACTTCGAGGGGGAAGCGCCCCCGGCCGGTCGTCAATCGGGACAACGCCGGCTTCTGGGCGGGCGTGGCCGCCCACAGGCTGCTCATCCAGCGCTGCGGCGGCTGCGGGACGCTGCGGTTCCCCTGGCTGCCCGGGTGCAACCGGTGCGGTGCGACGCGGTGGGACACCGTCGAGGCCGGCGGCGCGGGGACGGTCTATTCGTATGTGGTGATGCACCACCCGCCGTTCCCGGCGTTCGCCGCGCCCGACGGCGACGGGGCCGCGGGGCCGTACGCGGTCGGGCTGATCGAGCTGGCGGAGGGGGTGCGGATGGTCAGCAACGTGATCGGGGTGGAGCCCGACCGGGTGCGGATCGGGATGCCGGTGCGGCTGGAATTCCGGCGGGTGGACGAGGAGTTGGTGCTGCCCCTCTTCCGGGCCGAGGCGCCCGGCGGGTCCACCGGCGCGGAAGGCGGCGAGGGCTGA
- a CDS encoding acyl-CoA dehydrogenase family protein, with protein MHLAPTQAQQRLRAELRAYFRELLPDGPVDDPVAQRAALRRIGADGLLGLGWPTAYGGQGRGPDEQFVFFDEAYRAGAPVSMVTLNTVGPTLMKYGTPAQKDFFLPRILRGEVVFAIGYTEPGAGTDLASLRTRAVRAAEGSGGDGPDWVIHGGKSFTSNAQQADWIWLACRTDPDAPKHRGISIILVPTDAPGFSWTPIETVGGLTTTATSYDGVRVPYGNLVGAEHAGWDLMVNQLNHERVALAAIGMQAEDAYEAALAHARTPDPQTGERPADRAWVRARLAEAHARLAATRLLNWRLVGDVGAGTLSPGDASGVKFAGTESAVEVYRMCQEVVGDAALVRAGSPGAYGDGELERMNRAAQINTFGGGVSEVQREIVATVRLGMRKGRRG; from the coding sequence GTGCACCTCGCCCCCACCCAAGCCCAGCAGCGGCTGCGCGCCGAACTCCGCGCCTATTTCCGGGAACTGCTGCCCGACGGACCGGTCGACGACCCGGTGGCGCAGCGCGCGGCGCTCCGCCGGATCGGCGCCGACGGGCTGCTGGGCCTGGGATGGCCGACCGCCTACGGGGGTCAAGGGCGCGGCCCCGACGAGCAGTTCGTCTTCTTCGACGAGGCGTACCGCGCGGGCGCCCCGGTCTCGATGGTCACCCTGAACACCGTCGGGCCGACCCTGATGAAGTACGGGACGCCGGCGCAGAAGGACTTCTTCCTGCCCCGCATCCTCAGGGGCGAGGTGGTCTTCGCGATCGGCTACACGGAGCCGGGGGCGGGCACCGACCTGGCGTCGCTGCGGACCCGGGCGGTGCGGGCGGCGGAGGGCTCCGGGGGTGACGGTCCCGACTGGGTGATCCACGGCGGCAAGAGCTTCACCAGCAACGCCCAGCAGGCCGACTGGATCTGGCTCGCCTGCCGCACCGACCCGGACGCCCCCAAGCACCGGGGCATCTCGATCATCCTGGTGCCGACCGACGCCCCCGGCTTCTCCTGGACGCCCATCGAGACCGTCGGCGGGCTGACCACCACCGCCACCTCCTACGACGGGGTGCGCGTCCCCTACGGGAACCTCGTCGGGGCGGAGCACGCCGGCTGGGACCTGATGGTCAATCAACTCAACCACGAGCGGGTCGCGTTGGCCGCGATCGGCATGCAGGCCGAGGACGCCTACGAGGCCGCGCTGGCCCATGCCCGTACGCCGGACCCGCAGACCGGGGAGCGGCCAGCGGACCGGGCCTGGGTGCGGGCCCGGCTCGCCGAGGCGCACGCCAGGCTGGCCGCCACCCGGCTGCTCAACTGGCGGCTGGTCGGCGACGTGGGGGCCGGGACGCTGAGTCCGGGCGACGCCAGCGGGGTCAAGTTCGCCGGGACGGAGAGCGCGGTCGAGGTCTACCGGATGTGCCAGGAGGTGGTCGGCGACGCCGCGCTCGTCCGGGCCGGCTCGCCGGGCGCCTACGGGGACGGGGAGTTGGAGCGGATGAACCGCGCCGCGCAGATCAACACCTTCGGGGGCGGGGTCAGCGAGGTGCAGCGGGAGATCGTGGCCACGGTGCGACTGGGGATGCGGAAGGGGCGGCGCGGGTGA